The Chloroflexaceae bacterium genome has a segment encoding these proteins:
- the cybH gene encoding Ni/Fe-hydrogenase, b-type cytochrome subunit: MRRRVYVWEVPVRLTHWVNVVCIVVLSFTGYYIGNPYITVSGREPYAPNFMGLMRSIHFITAYIFIASILLRTYWAFRGNAWASWRGLFPFLTREGRKNMGHALQYYLFIRRNPPEVAGHNALAGTTYMIIVFLYLLITFTGLALYGLMHPASIWRPLTAWVFTIVDAQILRLTHHLIMYLLIAFAIHHIYSAWLVDMEEGNGLMSSIFSGFKFLRMDQQPDWIENRMAAPQVEPQTRAAPSERTTAD, encoded by the coding sequence ATGCGTAGACGCGTGTACGTGTGGGAAGTGCCGGTGCGGCTCACCCACTGGGTCAATGTGGTCTGCATTGTGGTGCTGTCGTTCACCGGCTACTACATCGGCAATCCGTACATTACCGTCAGCGGGCGCGAACCCTACGCTCCCAACTTCATGGGCCTGATGCGCAGCATCCATTTCATTACTGCGTACATCTTCATCGCCAGCATTCTCCTGCGCACGTACTGGGCCTTCCGCGGCAATGCCTGGGCCAGCTGGCGCGGGTTGTTCCCTTTCCTGACCCGTGAAGGGCGCAAAAACATGGGGCACGCCTTGCAGTACTACCTCTTCATCCGCCGTAATCCGCCCGAGGTGGCCGGGCACAATGCCCTTGCAGGCACGACCTATATGATCATCGTGTTCCTGTACCTTCTGATCACTTTCACCGGTCTGGCCCTGTATGGCCTGATGCATCCGGCCAGCATCTGGCGGCCGCTGACGGCGTGGGTCTTCACCATTGTTGACGCCCAGATCCTGCGCCTGACCCACCACCTGATCATGTACCTGCTGATCGCCTTTGCCATTCACCACATCTACAGCGCCTGGCTGGTGGATATGGAAGAAGGCAATGGCCTGATGAGCAGCATTTTCAGCGGCTTCAAGTTCCTGCGCATGGACCAGCAGCCCGACTGGATCGAAAACCGCATGGCGGCGCCTCAGGTCGAACCGCAGACCCGGGCCGCGCCTTCCGAGCGCACAACCGCAGATTAA
- a CDS encoding radical SAM protein — MSISTSMRTNDVPIIQVYNDGSGAAPQTRHSPLRDPASVRPLRILLITPKGKKEEDSSQKALFSMAIGVLVSITPPQHHIELVDELFGDPIPYDGDYDLVGITTRTMNANRAYEIADAFRRRGTPVVLGGVHVSFNPEEAAPHADSVVIGEAENLWALLLQDLADGALKPQYNARDFPPVTEVPAIDYERIFNASKRGQVDARKSIPIYMTRGCPYTCSFCVTPNFTGRLYRIQSPEKIRQQIETARRVWFKPTRYGSKPWFMFTDENLGVNKQRLWEILTILAECDIKFSSFISLKFLDDPKTVELLVKAGCVMALVGFESINQETLKAYNKGRINTAQDYARIIRNCRRAGLNIQGNFLVNPAIDTYEDMAATEKFVRENALMMPIYSILTPYPGTQLYRQYKAAGLVVDEDWDKYTAHNLVVRCDRYDPLEYQLTYMKHFLYMYSWSAIARRVLLNRNKLINLVTSLLFRHNLQDQIKSIKSGKRLPVPQPRRSESVSEVAHEVGQGA, encoded by the coding sequence ATGAGTATCAGCACGAGCATGCGAACGAACGATGTGCCCATCATCCAGGTCTATAATGATGGCAGCGGCGCTGCACCGCAGACTCGACACTCACCCCTCCGCGATCCCGCCTCGGTGCGTCCTCTCCGCATTCTCCTGATAACGCCGAAGGGCAAAAAAGAGGAGGACTCCAGCCAGAAGGCGCTCTTCTCAATGGCCATTGGCGTGCTGGTCAGTATAACTCCTCCGCAGCACCACATTGAGCTGGTTGACGAACTCTTCGGCGATCCGATCCCCTACGACGGCGACTACGATCTGGTCGGCATTACCACTCGCACCATGAATGCCAACCGTGCCTACGAGATCGCCGACGCGTTCCGCCGACGCGGTACGCCGGTGGTTCTTGGCGGCGTCCATGTCTCCTTCAATCCTGAAGAGGCCGCTCCCCATGCCGATAGCGTGGTGATCGGCGAGGCGGAAAATCTCTGGGCCCTCCTGTTGCAAGATCTGGCCGACGGCGCGCTCAAGCCGCAGTATAACGCCCGCGACTTTCCGCCGGTCACCGAAGTGCCGGCCATTGATTACGAACGCATTTTCAATGCCAGCAAGCGCGGTCAGGTAGATGCGCGCAAGTCCATCCCGATCTACATGACCCGGGGTTGCCCGTACACCTGCTCGTTCTGCGTCACGCCCAACTTCACCGGGCGCCTCTATCGCATCCAGTCGCCTGAGAAGATCCGCCAGCAGATCGAGACCGCCCGCAGAGTCTGGTTCAAGCCCACGCGTTACGGCTCCAAGCCCTGGTTCATGTTCACCGACGAGAACCTGGGGGTCAATAAACAGCGTCTCTGGGAGATCCTCACTATTCTCGCCGAATGCGACATCAAGTTTAGCAGCTTTATCAGCTTGAAGTTCCTTGACGATCCCAAAACTGTCGAACTGCTTGTCAAGGCCGGCTGCGTGATGGCCCTGGTCGGCTTCGAGTCGATCAATCAGGAGACGCTCAAGGCCTACAACAAAGGCCGCATCAATACCGCCCAGGACTATGCGCGGATCATCCGCAACTGCCGCCGGGCGGGCCTGAACATCCAGGGCAACTTCCTGGTCAACCCCGCGATTGACACTTACGAGGATATGGCCGCCACCGAGAAGTTCGTGCGCGAGAATGCGCTGATGATGCCGATCTATTCTATTCTGACCCCCTACCCCGGCACTCAGCTCTATCGCCAGTACAAGGCCGCCGGTCTGGTGGTTGATGAAGACTGGGATAAGTATACGGCGCATAATCTGGTGGTGCGCTGCGATCGCTACGATCCGCTGGAGTACCAGTTAACGTACATGAAGCATTTTCTGTACATGTACTCCTGGAGCGCAATCGCCCGCCGGGTGCTGCTCAACCGTAATAAGCTGATCAACCTGGTTACGAGCTTGCTGTTCCGCCACAACTTGCAGGACCAGATCAAAAGCATTAAAAGCGGCAAGCGTCTCCCCGTTCCCCAACCCCGGCGTAGCGAATCGGTTTCCGAGGTGGCCCACGAGGTTGGGCAGGGCGCCTGA
- a CDS encoding B12-binding domain-containing radical SAM protein, which translates to MSTLISPDMIEVAPRQIIPPGVPRKRWLIIQPKSETPLMVDSGKVSMPLNLLMVATLVSRHFDVDFIDERIGDQVPEDFTPYDVVAITSRTLNAKKAYAIADRARAQGRYVILGGVHPTMMIEEAGAHSDTVVFGEIESVYEDLAADLYRKNARPVYRPSDGWRPLNAFDRPDFSFARRSPNSRRYSFRIPLLATKGCPVGCNFCCTPRIYGKNFRVRGVEQVIEEIKFRQHEAGKPNIHISFMDDNICFKPAFAEELFHAMVGLGVKWNANISMNFLEKPHVAELAKNAGCEMLNIGFESVSPETIKYVHKGSNRVGRYEEVVANVHKNGIAIQGYFIFGFDTDTLDSFQHTYEFIMRNRIEFPVFTIATPFPGTPWYEEMKPRIVQHDWNKYDTFHYMYEPARIGRDEFLKAFIKIQREIYSWPNILKRLGPRKPDWVWIVNIAMHYFTRRITPEMLL; encoded by the coding sequence ATGAGCACACTGATCTCACCGGATATGATCGAGGTCGCGCCGCGCCAAATCATTCCCCCCGGTGTACCCCGCAAACGCTGGCTGATCATCCAGCCAAAGAGCGAGACCCCGCTGATGGTCGACTCGGGCAAGGTGAGTATGCCGCTCAATCTGCTCATGGTCGCCACGCTCGTCAGCCGGCACTTCGATGTGGATTTCATTGACGAACGGATTGGCGACCAGGTGCCCGAAGACTTTACCCCTTATGATGTGGTCGCTATCACGTCGCGCACGCTGAACGCCAAAAAGGCCTATGCCATCGCTGATCGGGCCCGCGCCCAGGGGCGGTATGTCATCCTCGGCGGCGTGCATCCGACAATGATGATCGAAGAGGCGGGCGCCCATAGCGATACGGTCGTCTTCGGCGAGATTGAGTCGGTGTATGAGGATCTGGCGGCTGACCTCTACCGGAAGAATGCCAGGCCGGTGTACCGTCCCTCCGACGGCTGGCGCCCGCTCAATGCCTTTGATCGCCCCGATTTCAGCTTCGCCCGGCGCTCGCCCAACAGCAGGCGCTACTCCTTTCGCATCCCCTTGCTCGCCACCAAGGGTTGCCCGGTAGGCTGCAACTTCTGCTGCACGCCACGTATCTATGGCAAGAATTTCCGAGTTCGCGGCGTCGAGCAGGTGATTGAGGAGATCAAGTTCCGTCAGCATGAGGCCGGCAAGCCGAATATTCATATCTCCTTTATGGACGATAATATCTGCTTCAAGCCAGCCTTCGCCGAAGAACTGTTTCATGCCATGGTCGGCCTTGGCGTGAAATGGAACGCTAATATCTCGATGAACTTTCTCGAAAAGCCGCATGTGGCTGAGCTGGCAAAGAACGCCGGCTGCGAGATGCTGAATATCGGCTTTGAGTCGGTTTCTCCTGAAACCATTAAGTACGTTCACAAAGGCTCCAATCGCGTTGGTCGGTATGAGGAGGTTGTAGCTAACGTTCACAAGAATGGCATCGCCATCCAGGGCTACTTTATCTTTGGCTTCGATACCGATACGCTTGACAGCTTCCAGCACACCTACGAGTTCATCATGCGCAACCGGATCGAGTTCCCGGTTTTTACCATCGCCACGCCATTTCCGGGCACTCCCTGGTACGAGGAGATGAAGCCGCGTATTGTCCAGCACGACTGGAACAAGTACGACACCTTCCACTACATGTACGAACCGGCCAGGATCGGTCGCGATGAGTTCCTCAAGGCCTTTATCAAGATCCAGCGTGAGATCTACTCCTGGCCCAACATCCTGAAACGGCTGGGGCCGCGGAAGCCTGACTGGGTCTGGATCGTCAACATCGCCATGCACTACTTCACCCGCCGCATCACTCCCGAGATGTTGCTGTAA
- the hybD gene encoding HyaD/HybD family hydrogenase maturation endopeptidase, whose product MHLTPETAPSSALVLGLGNLLLSDEGIGVHVVQRLSQRYQVPEQVQILDGGTLGLGLLPYLQGVTHLLVIDAIEAGQPPGAVVRLEGEEIPAALAHKMSMHQVGLQELLALSQLSGDIPAHIVLIGVQPASLEPGLEPSPLIAALLDTLADRVAGELRAWGFELEGPTF is encoded by the coding sequence ATGCACCTCACCCCTGAAACCGCCCCTTCCTCGGCCCTGGTGCTGGGCCTGGGCAACCTGCTGTTGAGCGACGAGGGCATAGGCGTCCACGTTGTTCAACGCCTAAGCCAGCGCTACCAGGTCCCGGAGCAGGTGCAGATTCTTGATGGCGGCACCCTGGGCCTGGGCTTGCTGCCCTACCTGCAAGGGGTGACCCACCTGCTGGTGATAGACGCAATAGAAGCCGGGCAGCCGCCGGGCGCGGTTGTGCGCCTGGAGGGCGAGGAGATCCCCGCCGCCCTGGCGCATAAGATGTCTATGCATCAGGTTGGCCTGCAGGAACTGCTGGCACTCAGCCAGTTGAGCGGCGACATTCCGGCGCATATCGTTTTGATCGGTGTCCAACCTGCCAGTCTTGAGCCGGGTCTGGAACCCTCACCGTTGATCGCCGCCCTCCTGGATACGCTCGCTGATCGCGTCGCTGGCGAACTGCGCGCCTGGGGGTTCGAGTTGGAGGGACCGACGTTTTGA
- a CDS encoding IPT/TIG domain-containing protein translates to MSSSARRMLTRMALIIGLALGIVGSPMLPPPPARANVQPSCSTNPLFTNGTFVTEPGRSVRQDDIEAFGFLADPVRAVTEPPDGITRARLADDFTVSGNGWRPSAITLYGYEINSGTTSTITGVVDLRLWNGTPGNGGTVIAGPVNGTITRNEFTGVYRVPSDNTNNQSRPIMALTLAWPFNVTTLAPGTYWLEYGLTGDDNLRGPWTPPTNATSGNARQLNLTGGEPGTWSVRTDYPPRATSGRTFELPFVICGNPVPAITSLSPASATAGGDTFTLTVNGSGFSNNSVVRWNGTPRSTTFVSATQLTAQIPASDIAAAGTANVTVLNPNPDVESAASTFTINNPAPAITSLSPASATAGGPAFTLTVTGSNFVNGAVVRWNDTDRPTTFVSATQLTAQIPASDIAAAGTASITVVNPAPGGGTSNSVTFTINASNPVPAITSLSPATVTAGGPAFTLTVTGSNFVNGAVVRWNGADRPTTFVSATQLTAQIPASDIAAAGTASITVVNPAPGGGVSGAATLTIRSTGLVYLPLIRR, encoded by the coding sequence ATGTCGTCATCTGCACGCAGAATGTTGACCCGCATGGCCCTGATCATTGGCCTGGCGCTAGGGATCGTTGGCAGCCCCATGCTGCCTCCGCCACCCGCGCGGGCCAATGTGCAACCCTCCTGTTCGACCAATCCGTTGTTCACGAACGGTACGTTTGTGACTGAGCCGGGACGAAGCGTCAGGCAAGATGACATTGAGGCCTTCGGTTTCCTGGCCGACCCCGTTAGAGCCGTGACCGAACCCCCCGACGGGATAACCAGAGCGCGCCTTGCCGATGATTTTACGGTGAGCGGCAACGGCTGGCGTCCGTCGGCCATAACGTTGTATGGGTACGAGATTAACAGCGGAACAACCTCAACGATCACCGGCGTTGTCGACCTGCGCCTCTGGAATGGCACGCCGGGTAATGGGGGAACGGTTATTGCCGGGCCGGTCAACGGGACGATCACCCGGAATGAGTTTACAGGTGTCTACCGGGTTCCGTCTGATAACACGAACAACCAGTCCCGCCCGATTATGGCGCTGACGCTTGCCTGGCCGTTCAACGTAACGACCCTCGCGCCCGGAACCTACTGGCTTGAATATGGGTTGACCGGCGATGACAACCTTCGAGGACCCTGGACGCCGCCAACCAATGCCACTTCCGGCAATGCGCGCCAGCTTAATCTTACCGGCGGTGAACCTGGCACGTGGAGCGTGCGAACCGATTACCCCCCCAGAGCGACTTCTGGCCGCACCTTCGAACTGCCATTCGTGATCTGCGGCAACCCCGTTCCCGCAATCACCTCCCTCTCTCCCGCTTCGGCCACCGCAGGCGGCGACACCTTCACCCTCACTGTGAACGGCTCGGGCTTCTCTAACAACTCGGTGGTGCGCTGGAACGGCACCCCGCGTTCCACCACGTTCGTGTCGGCCACCCAACTGACCGCGCAGATCCCGGCGTCGGACATCGCCGCTGCAGGCACGGCCAACGTTACGGTTTTGAATCCTAACCCGGATGTCGAGTCAGCCGCGTCCACCTTCACCATCAACAACCCGGCACCGGCGATTACCTCCCTTTCACCCGCGTCGGCCACCGCGGGCGGGCCGGCCTTCACCCTCACCGTGACTGGCTCGAACTTCGTCAACGGCGCAGTGGTGCGCTGGAACGACACTGATCGGCCCACGACCTTCGTGTCGGCCACCCAACTGACCGCGCAGATCCCGGCGTCGGACATCGCCGCTGCGGGCACGGCCAGCATCACCGTCGTCAACCCCGCGCCCGGCGGTGGAACATCGAATAGCGTCACCTTCACCATCAACGCGAGCAACCCCGTGCCGGCGATCACCTCCCTTTCACCGGCCACGGTCACCGCGGGCGGGCCAGCCTTCACCCTCACCGTGACTGGCTCGAACTTCGTCAACGGCGCAGTGGTGCGCTGGAACGGCGCTGATCGGCCCACGACCTTCGTGTCGGCCACCCAGCTGACCGCGCAGATCCCGGCGTCGGACATCGCCGCTGCGGGCACGGCCAGCATCACCGTCGTCAATCCCGCGCCCGGCGGCGGGGTTTCGGGCGCCGCCACCCTGACGATACGCTCGACCGGCCTGGTGTACTTGCCGCTCATCCGGAGGTGA